The DNA window TGGAGATATATATTTAACTTTAGCCGCATACAATGGTGGAGCAGAAAATGTAAAAAAATGGCTATCTGAAAAGAAAATGGGAACGATAAAGTCAAAAGCGGACATTAAAAATATACCATTTAAGGAAACACGAGAATTTGTCCATGATGTTATCTGGAATTACCTGTGGTTTAAAAATATTCATAAAATCAGGAAGGTTTTACAAATCAAAATATAACTTATTTCGTAACCGTTCAGGCTATATATCAAAAGTGTAAGAAAGGGGATAAGGAGATAAGAGTGATATGGAGATAAGATAATAGAAATAGATTGAAATTTATAGAAATAGGTAGAAATTGATTGTGGAAAACAACAAATTTCCATAAATTTCTATTAGTTTCTATTAATTTCAATTTTTTTAATAATATCTCCCTATCTCCTTAATCTCCACATCTCCTTTTGTTACACCACCTGAACGCTTACCTTATTTCAAGAATAAAAAAATGACATTAGCCAATAAAATTACTATTTTAAGAATCTTATTAATTCCGGTTCTTGTTATCTTTTTAGTCTATGGTTACCGAAAAAATCTACTACTTTTTCGCCATATCGCCCTGGGTATTTTTATCCTTTCAATGATAACAGATGCCTTAGACGGAATGGTTGCCCGTGCATTTAAACAAAAAACTAATCTTGGAAGTTTATTAGACCCGCTGGCAGATAAATTACTTCTGGTAACTACCTTTGGAGTTATAGGATATATTGGAAAAATCTCATTGGGAATAGTAATCCTGGTGATAAGTCGAGAAGTGATTATGACATTAGGGTGGATTATTCTTCATATATTTAGTCCTAATACGATTACGATTAAGCCAAGCATCCTGGGAAAGATAACAACTGCCCTTCAAATGTTGACAATTATTTGTTGTCTGATAGAAATTCAATATCCAATTATTATTCGCTGGACGCTTATTACCACTATGGTAATTTTTACTATCGTCTCCACACTTCATTATATCTTTGTTGGTAGTCAGATGCTTAATGAAGAAGGAAAGGGAAAGAATAAAGGAGATTAACCACGAAGGCACGAAGATACAAAGGAGAATGAAAATAAAGGCTGAAGGAAACAGCGTTCAAAACTTCAGCCTATATCCTTCAGCCTTCAGCCTATTTTCAGGAGAAACGCTCATGCCCACAGGGAGTGGGCACAAAGGAGGATGAAAATCGGGCATAGAGATTAGAGATTAGCAAGAGTGCAGGTTCTAATTCACTAATTCTCTAATCTCTAATTAACTATTTTCAGGAGAAAAATGGAAAATAAACCACGAAAAAAAAGATACTTTTTAGGTGAAATGTTAATAGAGTCAAAGATAATTACCCAAAAACAACTGGATGAAGCAATAGAACTACAATTGAAAACAGGTGAGAGAATTGGTAATATCTTAAGAAATTTAGGTTATATAACCGAAAATGACCTTTTAGAAACATTAAGTCAACAATTGGGTATTCCTCGAATTAATTTTAGCGATATAGGAGAAATCCCGAGTGAAGTATTAAAATTAATTCCAGAATTTATCATTAGAAGACATAATTTAATTCCTATTTCACTTGCAGACCATAATTTAACCATAGCTATGTCTGACCCACTGGATATATTTGCCATAGATGATGTAGCGTTATTTATAGGTGACTATCGCATAACTCCAGTAATTGTCTCTGAGGATGACATAAGAAAAACTATCGATAAATATTATGGCGGAGAGATAACTTTTGAGAAAACAATAGAGAAAATAGAAGTAAAATCCACTGAGGTTGAAGAGGAAGTAATGGATGTCAGTAAAGTTACCTCTGCGGCTGAAGAAGCTCCATTAGTTAATCTGGTCAATCGTATTATTTCAAATGCGATTCAAACCGGGGCATCAGATATTCATATTGAGCCCTATGAGTATAAACTTCGCGTTCGACAAAGAATTGATGGGATTTTATATGAACTTTCTGCTCCACCTAAAAAATTACTTCTACCTATTATCTCTCGTATAAAAATTATGTCCAAGGCTGATATTACTGAACATAGACGACCACAAGATAGTCGAGCAAAGGTTATTGTTGGAAATCGAGAGGTAGATATGCGAATATCTTTTATTCCGACTATTTTTGGCGAAAGGGTTGCGATTAGAATTTTAGACCCCAAAAGTCTATATTTAGATTTATCTAAACTTGGTTTTGATGAAGAGTCACTTGCAATTTATCAAAAATATATTAAATCTCCTTATGGAATAGTTCTGGTGACAGGTCCAACTGGAAGTGGTAAGACAACAACACTCTATTCAACATTAGCCACACTTAATTCCGTAGAAAAGAATATTATGACCATAGAAGACCCGGTGGAATATGTTCTTCCGGGTATAAATCAGGAGCAGGTAAGACCAGACCTTGATGTTACCTTTGCCAGTGGTCTAAGGTCTTTTTTGAGGCAAGATCCGGATATTATTATGGTGGGTGAAATACGAGATAAGGAAACAGCAGAAACCGCAGTTCATGCCGCATTAACCGGTCATTTAGTCTTAAGCACACTCCATACAAATGATGCGGTAAGTGCGATACCAAGATTGATTTCAATGGACATCGTGCCTTTTCTGGTTTCTTCTTCTTTAATTATGATAATTGCCCAGAGACTATTACGAGTTTTATGTCATAAATGTAAAACACCTTATCAAATGCCAGGTTCCATACTTACAGAAATGGGATTAAAAGTAGAAGATGGAAATAAGGAAATAACTCTATATCATGGCAAAGGCTGTCCTGCTTGTTTCGATACCGGCTATCGTGGTCGAATTGGGATATTTGAAGTCTTACCCATAGATGAACACATTAGAAATTTAATCTTTAAATCCGCCTCTATTATTGAAATTAAAGAATATGCCTGTAAGATAGGAATGAAACCGTTAAAGGAAGTAGGTTTTAGTCGAGTCTTAGATGGCACGACCAGTTTAGAAGAATATTTAAGGGTGATTTAGGAATTAGATGTCAAAAGACAAAAGAGAAATATCCGCAGAGGAGATTAACACTAAACTAATAAAATGATTCATGGTATTGGAATTGACATTATTGAAATTAAAAGAATAAAAAAAACCAAAGAACGATTTGGTAACATATTCTTAACTAAAGTTTTTACTGAATCAGAGATTCGGTATTGCCAGACACATCCTAAAACAGAAGACCAACATTTTGCCGGGCGATTTGCGGCTAAAGAGGCAGTGTTAAAGGCATTTGGACTCCGATGGCCTTTTATCTCACTTAAAGATATTGAGATAATCCCTGATGTGATTACAGGTGCTCCGGAGGTGATTTTATACGGAAATATACTTGGCAAGGCAAATAGACTAAAAATATCATCTATCCTTCTCTCTATCTCTCATACGAAAGAATACGCCATTGCCCAAGCAATATGTAATGTTGGAGATAAATTATGAAAGTCGTATCTAAACAACAAATGCAAGAAATTGATAAAAGAGCCAGTCTTGAATTCAATATCCCGGGTATTGTTCTTATGGAAAATGCTGGACTTGTATCTTCTTTAATTTTAGAGGAGGATTTTCCGGATTTAAAAAACTCTAAAATTGCCATCTTTGTCGGTGGAGGTAATAATGGCGGCGATGGATTGGTTGTTGCCAGACATCTGTTTAATCAAGCGATGGATGTCCAGGTGTATTTGTTAAGAGAACAGGCTCAGATTAAAGGCGATGCCTTGATTAATTTAAACATAGCAAAATCAATCGGTATTCCCATCAAGGAAATAAATGA is part of the bacterium genome and encodes:
- a CDS encoding CDP-alcohol phosphatidyltransferase family protein, with the translated sequence MTLANKITILRILLIPVLVIFLVYGYRKNLLLFRHIALGIFILSMITDALDGMVARAFKQKTNLGSLLDPLADKLLLVTTFGVIGYIGKISLGIVILVISREVIMTLGWIILHIFSPNTITIKPSILGKITTALQMLTIICCLIEIQYPIIIRWTLITTMVIFTIVSTLHYIFVGSQMLNEEGKGKNKGD
- a CDS encoding ATPase, T2SS/T4P/T4SS family, whose protein sequence is MENKPRKKRYFLGEMLIESKIITQKQLDEAIELQLKTGERIGNILRNLGYITENDLLETLSQQLGIPRINFSDIGEIPSEVLKLIPEFIIRRHNLIPISLADHNLTIAMSDPLDIFAIDDVALFIGDYRITPVIVSEDDIRKTIDKYYGGEITFEKTIEKIEVKSTEVEEEVMDVSKVTSAAEEAPLVNLVNRIISNAIQTGASDIHIEPYEYKLRVRQRIDGILYELSAPPKKLLLPIISRIKIMSKADITEHRRPQDSRAKVIVGNREVDMRISFIPTIFGERVAIRILDPKSLYLDLSKLGFDEESLAIYQKYIKSPYGIVLVTGPTGSGKTTTLYSTLATLNSVEKNIMTIEDPVEYVLPGINQEQVRPDLDVTFASGLRSFLRQDPDIIMVGEIRDKETAETAVHAALTGHLVLSTLHTNDAVSAIPRLISMDIVPFLVSSSLIMIIAQRLLRVLCHKCKTPYQMPGSILTEMGLKVEDGNKEITLYHGKGCPACFDTGYRGRIGIFEVLPIDEHIRNLIFKSASIIEIKEYACKIGMKPLKEVGFSRVLDGTTSLEEYLRVI
- the acpS gene encoding holo-ACP synthase, with translation MIHGIGIDIIEIKRIKKTKERFGNIFLTKVFTESEIRYCQTHPKTEDQHFAGRFAAKEAVLKAFGLRWPFISLKDIEIIPDVITGAPEVILYGNILGKANRLKISSILLSISHTKEYAIAQAICNVGDKL